A stretch of Triticum aestivum cultivar Chinese Spring chromosome 1D, IWGSC CS RefSeq v2.1, whole genome shotgun sequence DNA encodes these proteins:
- the LOC100137010 gene encoding ocs element-binding factor 1, protein MSSPSRRSSSPESNIDGGSGSGSAGDERKRKRMLSNRESARRSRARKQQRMEELIAEASRLQAENARVEAQIGAYTTELTKVDGENAVLRARHGELAGRLQALGGVLEIFQVAGAPVDIPEIPDPLLRPWQSPFAPQLAAAGGMPDAFQF, encoded by the coding sequence ATGTCGTCGCCATCGCGCCGGAGCTCCAGTCCCGAGAGCAAcatcgacggcggcagcggcagcggctccGCCGGTGACGAGCGCAAGCGCAAGAGGATGCTGTCCAACAGGGAGTCGGCGAGGCGGTCCCGCGCGCGCAAGCAGCAGCGGATGGAGGAGCTCATCGCCGAGGCCAGCCGCCTCCAGGCCGAGAACGCGCGCGTGGAGGCCCAGATCGGCGCCTACACGACCGAGCTGACCAAGGTGGACGGCGAGAACGCCGTGCTCCGCGCGCGCCACGGCGAGCTCGCCGGGCGGCTGCAGGCGCTCGGCGGCGTCCTGGAGATCTTCCAGGTGGCCGGCGCTCCCGTGGACATCCCGGAGATCCCCGACCCGCTGCTCCGCCCGTGGCAGTCCCCGTTCGCGCCCCAGCTGGCCGCCGCCGGTGGCATGCCCGACGCGTTCCAGTTCTGA